The Ictalurus punctatus breed USDA103 chromosome 9, Coco_2.0, whole genome shotgun sequence genome contains a region encoding:
- the LOC108269571 gene encoding adenosine receptor A2a, with protein MNGTMKICLEVTLNGSNQTVIPQKEEFLHGPYIAAEVMISILSAFGNLLVCIAVGCNKKLRTVTNYFLVSLAAADFFVGTLAIPFAIMTDLGLPLNNLYLCATIVYMLITLTQSSVFSLLAIAIERYVAILLPFHYQRLLKPRNARLVILLTWFLAFLLSSMPLLNFQNRSSQINYCFFACVVDMAFMVYFNFFGCVLIPLLAMFFIYAHIFITVRRQVRRIAALHSALEVQPRQNSAMRREAKKATSIFLLIFLFVLCWMPIHILNCLQQFCPQCIVPLPLILTAIILSHANSAINPLLYTYRMKSFRQAFKGMFICCRVTPPLSDTTESNGT; from the coding sequence ATGAATGGAACTATGAAGATCTGCTTGGAGGTTACTCTGAACGGATCAAATCAAACAGTCATCCCTCAAAAGGAAGAGTTTTTGCATGGACCTTACATCGCAGCTGAAGTAATGATATCCATTCTGTCTGCATTTGGAAATCTACTGGTTTGCATTGCAGTGGGATGCAACAAGAAGCTCCGAACAGTCACCAACTACTTCTTGGTCTCTTTGGCAGCAGCTGATTTCTTTGTAGGCACACTGGCCATTCCCTTTGCTATTATGACAGACCTGGGTCTCCCCCTTAATAATCTATACCTGTGCGCTACTATTGTGTACATGCTTATCACATTAACCCagagctctgtcttcagcttgCTAGCAATAGCCATTGAGCGCTATGTGGCAATCCTGTTGCCGTTCCACTACCAGAGGCTCTTGAAGCCAAGGAATGCTCGGCTAGTCATACTGCTAACCTGGTTTCTCGCTTTCCTTTTGAGCTCAATGCCGCTGCTAAACTTTCAGAACCGATCCAGTCAGATTAACTACTGCTTCTTTGCCTGTGTGGTGGACATGGCCTTCATGGTGTACTTCAACTTCTTTGGCTGTGTTCTGATTCCTCTGCTGgcaatgtttttcatttatgctcaCATCTTCATAACCGTGAGGAGGCAGGTGAGGCGCATTGCAGCATTACACAGTGCATTAGAAGTGCAACCTAGGCAAAATTCAGCCATGCGACGTGAAGCAAAGAAGGCCACCTCAATTTTCCTGCTTATCTTCCTTTTTGTGCTGTGCTGGATGCCAATTCACATTCTGAATTGCTTGCAGCAGTTCTGTCCACAGTGCATAGTGCCATTGCCTCTTATTTTGACAGCAATCATTCTTTCCCATGCCAATTCGGCCATTAACCCTCTGCTCTATACCTATAGGATGAAATCCTTCCGTCAGGCATTCAAAGGCATGTTTATTTGTTGTCGAGTTACTCCTCCACTCTCTGATACTACTGAAAGTAACGGGACTTAA